A stretch of Saccharothrix texasensis DNA encodes these proteins:
- a CDS encoding ABC transporter ATP-binding protein yields the protein MIEFRDVTKRFDDGTTAVNGLDLVVEAGTITVFVGPSGCGKTTSLRMVNRMIDPTSGTVLVDGKDVLEVDPPTLRRGIGYVIQQAGLFPHRTVLDNVATVPLLIGWTRRKARARAAELLELVGLPAELGHRYPVQLSGGQQQRVGVARALAADPPVLLMDEPFSAVDPVVREGLQDELLRLQAELDKTIVFVTHDIDEAIRIGDKVAVMRTGGFLAQYAPPAELLTRPADDFVASFVGKDRGYRSLSFVDSSGVEVAEVPTVVEGADAGSSSDWRLVVDAEERPQGWVAPDSSVVPGGSLYEVGASIRGALDAALSSPSGLGVAVRGDGRLAGVVTARQVLDVIESRRG from the coding sequence GTGATCGAGTTCCGCGACGTGACCAAGCGGTTCGACGACGGGACCACCGCGGTGAACGGCCTGGACCTCGTGGTCGAGGCGGGCACGATCACCGTCTTCGTCGGACCGTCCGGGTGCGGCAAGACCACGTCCCTGCGCATGGTGAACCGGATGATCGACCCCACGTCGGGCACCGTCCTGGTGGACGGCAAGGACGTGCTGGAGGTGGACCCGCCCACGCTGCGGCGCGGCATCGGGTACGTGATCCAGCAGGCGGGCCTGTTCCCGCACCGGACCGTGCTGGACAACGTGGCCACGGTGCCGTTGCTCATCGGCTGGACGCGCCGCAAGGCCAGGGCGCGCGCCGCCGAGCTGCTGGAGCTGGTCGGCCTGCCCGCCGAGCTGGGCCACCGCTACCCGGTGCAGCTGTCGGGCGGCCAGCAGCAGCGCGTCGGCGTGGCGCGGGCGTTGGCCGCGGACCCGCCGGTGCTGCTGATGGACGAGCCGTTCAGCGCGGTCGACCCGGTGGTGCGCGAGGGGTTGCAGGACGAGCTGCTGCGGCTTCAGGCCGAGTTGGACAAGACCATCGTGTTCGTGACGCACGACATCGACGAGGCCATCCGGATCGGCGACAAGGTCGCGGTGATGCGCACCGGAGGTTTCCTCGCCCAGTACGCGCCGCCCGCCGAGCTGCTGACCCGGCCCGCGGACGACTTCGTGGCGAGCTTCGTCGGCAAGGACCGCGGCTACCGCAGCCTGTCCTTTGTGGACTCCTCGGGGGTCGAGGTGGCCGAGGTGCCCACGGTCGTCGAGGGCGCCGACGCCGGGTCCTCTTCGGACTGGCGGCTCGTGGTGGACGCCGAGGAGCGCCCCCAGGGCTGGGTCGCGCCGGACTCGTCGGTCGTGCCGGGCGGCTCGCTGTACGAGGTGGGCGCGTCGATCCGGGGCGCGCTGGACGCCGCGTTGTCCTCGCCGTCCGGGCTGGGCGTCGCCGTGCGCGGTGACGGGCGGCTGGCCGGCGTGGTGACCGCGCGCCAGGTGCTGGACGTGATCGAGAGCCGCCGTGGGTGA
- a CDS encoding ABC transporter permease subunit, whose amino-acid sequence MLLDHVYLSLVPLVVSVALAIVLGLLCHRFRQVNAALIGISNIVYTIPSLALFAIIPAVIGTQVLDPVNVILALTVYTTALLVRPVAEALAAVPAHVTAAATAMGFRPLRRFLTVELPLAVPVLAAGVRVGSVSNISLVSVGALIGTGGLGTLFTDGFRQRYLAPIIIGIVLTLVLALVVDLLLVLLRNRLTPWVRAGGAP is encoded by the coding sequence ATGCTGCTCGACCACGTCTACCTGTCGCTGGTGCCGCTGGTCGTGTCGGTGGCGCTGGCGATCGTGCTCGGGCTGCTGTGCCACCGGTTCCGGCAGGTCAACGCGGCGCTGATCGGGATCTCGAACATCGTGTACACCATCCCGTCCCTGGCGCTGTTCGCGATCATCCCGGCGGTCATCGGCACGCAGGTGCTCGACCCGGTCAACGTGATCCTCGCGTTGACCGTCTACACGACCGCGCTGCTGGTCCGGCCGGTCGCCGAGGCGCTGGCCGCGGTGCCCGCCCACGTGACCGCCGCGGCGACCGCGATGGGCTTCCGGCCGCTGCGCCGGTTCCTGACCGTGGAGCTGCCGCTGGCCGTGCCGGTGCTGGCCGCCGGCGTGCGGGTCGGGTCGGTGAGCAACATCAGCCTGGTCAGCGTCGGCGCGTTGATCGGCACGGGCGGCCTCGGCACGTTGTTCACCGACGGTTTCCGGCAGCGGTACCTGGCGCCGATCATCATCGGCATCGTGCTCACGCTGGTGCTGGCGCTGGTGGTCGACCTGCTGCTGGTGCTGCTGCGCAACCGGTTGACGCCGTGGGTGCGGGCGGGTGGTGCGCCGTGA
- a CDS encoding ABC transporter permease, which translates to MFADAFGWLVDPVNWSGGKSIPVRVGIHLLYCLGAVLGAALIAVPLGLYVGHTGRGGVVLVGGSNALRALPTLGLVTFLYLVAGGGTTGVLIGLVVLAVPPILAGAYAGIQDVDRGVVDAASGMGMTGAQRLWRVEVPNALPLLVGGLRNAMLQVVATASVAAYVGIETLGRPLLDGLRVLDYGQFVGGAILIALLAVVLDVVLAGLGRLVVPAGLRLSAKARRAGSPKARSGGSQSRRRGEPAPVESGGSTA; encoded by the coding sequence ATCTTCGCGGACGCGTTCGGCTGGCTGGTCGACCCGGTCAACTGGTCGGGCGGCAAGTCGATCCCGGTGCGGGTCGGCATCCACCTGCTGTACTGCCTGGGCGCGGTGCTCGGCGCCGCGCTGATCGCCGTGCCGCTCGGCCTGTACGTCGGGCACACCGGGCGTGGCGGGGTGGTGCTCGTCGGCGGCAGCAACGCGCTGCGGGCGTTGCCGACGCTCGGCCTGGTGACGTTCCTGTACCTGGTCGCGGGCGGCGGCACGACCGGTGTCCTCATCGGTCTGGTCGTGCTGGCCGTGCCGCCCATCCTGGCCGGCGCCTACGCCGGCATCCAGGACGTGGACCGCGGTGTGGTCGACGCGGCGAGCGGCATGGGCATGACCGGCGCGCAGCGGCTGTGGCGGGTCGAGGTGCCCAACGCCCTGCCGCTGCTCGTGGGTGGTCTGCGCAACGCCATGTTGCAGGTCGTCGCGACCGCTTCGGTGGCGGCGTACGTGGGTATCGAGACGTTGGGACGTCCACTGCTGGACGGCCTGCGGGTGTTGGACTACGGCCAGTTCGTCGGCGGGGCGATCCTGATCGCGCTGCTCGCGGTCGTGCTGGACGTGGTGCTCGCGGGCCTGGGCAGGTTGGTCGTGCCCGCGGGTTTGAGGCTGTCGGCCAAGGCTCGTCGCGCGGGAAGTCCGAAGGCGCGGTCGGGCGGGTCGCAGTCGAGGCGTCGGGGAGAGCCGGCGCCGGTCGAGTCTGGAGGAAGCACGGCATGA
- a CDS encoding ABC transporter substrate-binding protein, which translates to MKRTLAVVVAATALVVSACGSKEDLGGSGQQAASGEVVVGSADFTENKILAEIYAGALKTTGATVTVKSGIGARELVVKALQDKSLGVVPEYTGNLLNYFDKTNTTTEAEEVFTALKGKTPSGLEVLEKSDAEDKDVLVVTKATADGGVKSIADLGSGKYALGAAGEWAQRWEAKIVELYGVKFTEIKTTDAGGPITVDALKAGTVQVANLYTTSADIKANDFVELEDPKVMYPAQNIVPLLRSDAIDAKGKDALNKVSAALTTEKLADLVKRVDVDKETIANVAADFLKSVTL; encoded by the coding sequence ATGAAGCGCACGTTGGCCGTTGTCGTCGCGGCGACCGCCCTGGTCGTCTCCGCGTGCGGGTCCAAAGAGGACCTGGGCGGGAGCGGCCAGCAGGCCGCGTCGGGTGAGGTCGTGGTCGGTTCGGCCGACTTCACCGAGAACAAGATCCTGGCCGAGATCTACGCCGGTGCGCTGAAGACGACCGGCGCGACGGTGACGGTGAAGTCCGGCATCGGAGCGCGCGAGCTGGTCGTGAAGGCGTTGCAGGACAAGTCGCTCGGCGTGGTGCCGGAGTACACGGGCAACCTGCTCAACTACTTCGACAAGACCAACACCACCACCGAGGCCGAGGAGGTCTTCACGGCGCTGAAGGGCAAGACGCCGTCGGGCCTCGAGGTGCTGGAGAAGTCGGACGCGGAGGACAAGGACGTCCTGGTGGTCACCAAGGCCACCGCGGACGGCGGCGTGAAGTCGATCGCCGACCTCGGCTCCGGCAAGTACGCGCTGGGCGCGGCGGGCGAGTGGGCGCAGCGCTGGGAGGCCAAGATCGTCGAGCTGTACGGGGTCAAGTTCACCGAGATCAAGACCACCGACGCGGGCGGCCCGATCACCGTGGACGCGCTGAAGGCCGGCACCGTGCAGGTGGCGAACCTCTACACCACGTCGGCGGACATCAAGGCGAACGACTTCGTGGAGCTGGAAGACCCGAAGGTGATGTACCCGGCGCAGAACATCGTGCCGCTGCTGCGGTCCGACGCGATCGACGCGAAGGGCAAGGACGCGCTGAACAAGGTGTCCGCCGCCCTGACCACGGAGAAGCTGGCCGACCTGGTCAAGCGCGTCGACGTGGACAAGGAGACCATCGCCAACGTCGCCGCCGACTTCCTCAAGTCCGTCACCCTCTGA
- a CDS encoding IclR family transcriptional regulator, which translates to MGGSSDVPALRRGLAVLRLLAGRPGPLSAAAVARELGLPRSTTYHLLAELTAAGFATHFPEERRYGLGVAAFELGSAYLRHDPLERLARPVLRRLVDEVGRTAHLGVLHGAEALYLVREQPRRPTTIVSDVGVRLPAHLTASGRAMLGRLPPAQVRALFPGPFVDRTGRGPHDLPALRRLLAVERRRGWAVEDGYVTAGFASVAAAVFDHGERPIAAITVTFRHLCDTECGETWPELAVEARRAAEELTGRIGGRG; encoded by the coding sequence GTGGGAGGCAGCAGCGACGTGCCGGCGTTGCGCCGGGGGCTCGCGGTGCTGCGCCTGCTCGCCGGCAGGCCGGGGCCGCTGTCCGCGGCGGCGGTCGCGCGGGAGCTGGGTCTGCCCAGGTCGACGACCTACCACCTGCTGGCGGAGCTGACCGCGGCCGGGTTCGCCACCCACTTCCCCGAAGAGCGGCGGTACGGGCTGGGCGTGGCGGCGTTCGAGCTCGGCTCGGCCTACCTGCGGCACGACCCGCTGGAGCGGTTGGCGCGGCCCGTGCTGCGGCGGTTGGTGGACGAGGTCGGGCGGACCGCGCACCTGGGCGTGCTGCACGGCGCGGAGGCGCTGTACCTGGTGCGCGAGCAACCCCGCCGGCCGACCACGATCGTGTCCGACGTCGGCGTGCGGCTACCGGCCCACCTGACCGCGTCGGGACGGGCGATGCTGGGGCGGCTGCCCCCGGCGCAGGTCAGGGCACTGTTCCCGGGCCCGTTCGTGGACCGGACCGGGCGGGGGCCGCACGACCTGCCCGCGTTGCGCCGGCTGCTGGCCGTCGAGCGCAGGCGCGGGTGGGCGGTGGAGGACGGGTACGTGACAGCCGGCTTCGCGTCGGTCGCGGCGGCCGTCTTCGACCACGGGGAGCGGCCGATCGCGGCGATCACGGTGACGTTCCGGCACCTGTGCGACACCGAGTGCGGTGAGACGTGGCCGGAGTTGGCGGTGGAGGCGAGGCGGGCGGCGGAGGAGTTGACCGGGAGGATCGGGGGGCGGGGCTGA
- a CDS encoding SigE family RNA polymerase sigma factor, translating to MSTGFEEFAAAQVTPLLRYATVLTGDPHLAQDVVQEVLIRAQQKWARIGSVELPAAYLKRMVTNEYLGWRRRLKAHLPLTGVDPPLPDPADRYDEREAMLQRIDRLPRKQKAAVVLRYYEGCDDAEIAAVLGCAQVTVRSHISRALAVLRADDRVRQSL from the coding sequence ATGAGCACCGGCTTCGAGGAGTTCGCCGCGGCACAGGTGACCCCGCTGCTGCGCTACGCCACCGTGCTGACCGGAGATCCGCACCTGGCTCAGGACGTGGTCCAGGAGGTCCTGATCCGGGCGCAGCAGAAGTGGGCGCGCATCGGCTCGGTCGAGCTGCCGGCCGCGTACCTCAAGCGGATGGTGACCAACGAGTACCTCGGTTGGCGCCGCCGCTTGAAGGCGCACCTGCCCCTGACGGGCGTGGACCCGCCCCTGCCCGACCCCGCCGACCGCTACGACGAGCGGGAGGCGATGCTCCAGCGCATCGACCGGCTCCCGCGCAAGCAGAAGGCCGCCGTCGTCCTCCGCTACTACGAGGGCTGCGACGACGCCGAGATCGCCGCCGTCCTGGGGTGCGCCCAGGTCACGGTCCGCAGCCACATCTCTCGCGCGCTGGCCGTCCTGCGCGCCGACGATCGCGTGAGGCAGTCACTGTGA
- a CDS encoding ABC transporter permease, whose product MRDQLRVLKHGLIASWTVFSAFQTWKTWTFTWLSRLLIQACFFALIGRMLGSQQQVDYLLIGNVVAIMAIDATVVILLAVGERQAGTLALMVAAPSTHLTVYLAKGLVNLGSGVAASTTAFLVLPPLFGVRLPWPSAALVPLMIFVVGVSCYCYGTCVASFVLGFPSARWLALNLSYLVLMTFCGVNVPTSFWPGWLRAVTSVLPMTHGLAAIRAFVAEAPGVVVLGQLGLELCVGGAWFAVAAVSFNRMVRRGRRDGTIEFGG is encoded by the coding sequence ATGCGTGACCAGCTGCGGGTGCTCAAGCACGGCCTGATCGCCTCCTGGACCGTGTTCTCGGCGTTCCAGACGTGGAAGACCTGGACGTTCACCTGGCTGTCGCGGCTGCTGATCCAGGCCTGCTTCTTCGCCTTGATCGGCCGGATGCTCGGGTCGCAGCAGCAGGTCGACTACCTGCTCATCGGCAACGTGGTCGCGATCATGGCCATCGACGCGACCGTCGTGATCCTGCTGGCCGTCGGCGAGCGGCAGGCGGGCACGCTGGCGCTGATGGTCGCCGCGCCGTCCACGCACCTCACCGTGTACCTGGCGAAAGGGCTGGTGAACCTCGGGTCGGGCGTCGCCGCGTCGACCACGGCGTTCCTGGTGCTGCCGCCGCTGTTCGGGGTGCGGCTGCCGTGGCCCTCGGCGGCGCTCGTGCCGTTGATGATCTTCGTGGTCGGGGTGTCGTGCTACTGCTACGGGACGTGCGTGGCGTCGTTCGTGCTCGGGTTCCCGTCGGCGCGGTGGCTGGCGCTGAACCTCAGCTACCTGGTGCTGATGACGTTCTGCGGGGTGAACGTGCCGACGTCGTTCTGGCCGGGGTGGCTGCGCGCGGTCACGTCCGTGCTGCCGATGACGCACGGGCTGGCCGCGATCCGGGCGTTCGTGGCGGAAGCGCCCGGGGTGGTGGTGCTCGGGCAGCTCGGGTTGGAGCTGTGCGTGGGCGGGGCGTGGTTCGCCGTGGCGGCGGTGAGCTTCAACCGGATGGTCCGCCGGGGGCGGCGGGACGGGACGATCGAGTTCGGCGGCTGA
- a CDS encoding ABC transporter permease: MRLFLSGVRTQFWLLRRQPDELLTLCTIPFTVVMMLSIVMHAARPDLVANAFLAPTLIGLWGFATGLATTVLVGERWTATLELGMAAPGAVHSVYLGRISAVMVLGVVPLGETWLLGRLLFGVTPEVHHPWVFWAAMAASVFAMIGTSLLLAASMLLSKNSNNYLNFLSFPVYLLSGVMVPVQYLPEFLRPLSHAIFLSWSADLMRDAMAVEAVTGAGWRLLAIVGLGAAALVGGRALLAAALRRARELGAVTYA, from the coding sequence GTGCGCCTGTTCCTCTCCGGCGTCCGCACGCAGTTCTGGCTGCTCCGCAGGCAGCCCGACGAGCTGCTGACGCTGTGCACGATCCCGTTCACCGTGGTCATGATGCTGTCGATCGTGATGCACGCGGCCCGGCCCGACCTGGTCGCCAACGCGTTCCTCGCGCCCACCCTGATCGGGTTGTGGGGCTTCGCCACGGGACTGGCCACGACCGTGCTCGTCGGCGAGCGCTGGACCGCCACCCTGGAGCTGGGCATGGCCGCGCCGGGTGCCGTGCACTCCGTCTACCTGGGGCGGATCTCGGCGGTGATGGTGCTGGGCGTCGTCCCGCTCGGTGAGACGTGGCTGCTGGGCCGGCTGCTGTTCGGCGTGACCCCGGAGGTGCACCACCCGTGGGTGTTCTGGGCGGCGATGGCGGCGTCGGTGTTCGCCATGATCGGCACGAGCCTGCTGCTGGCGGCGTCGATGCTGCTGTCCAAGAACAGCAACAACTACCTGAACTTCCTCAGCTTCCCCGTCTACCTGCTGTCCGGGGTGATGGTGCCGGTGCAGTACCTGCCGGAGTTCCTGCGACCGCTGTCCCACGCGATCTTCCTGTCGTGGTCGGCGGACCTGATGCGGGACGCCATGGCCGTCGAGGCCGTCACGGGCGCCGGCTGGCGGCTGCTGGCGATCGTCGGCCTCGGGGCAGCCGCCCTCGTCGGCGGGCGGGCGCTGCTGGCGGCGGCCCTGCGGCGGGCGCGCGAGCTGGGGGCGGTGACGTATGCGTGA
- a CDS encoding ABC transporter ATP-binding protein: MGVRVRDLTRTFRKGKGWRPKGAEVTALDGLTLDVPTNEVHGLLGPNGAGKTTLCKVLSTVLLPTSGTAEVLGHDVVTGAAEVRRLVGIVFGGERGLYGKLTARQTMRYWAALYKIPDARAKARADELLTRLGLADKADDLVETFSRGMKQRVHLARGLIGDPKLILLDEPTTGMDPVAARDFRELIRELRDEGRTILITTHDMDEAEDVCDRVTLIDKGRVLATESPRGLAEMSGLHRWVEAETSLDVTGVPGVVATETRNGVLRVKTADDRAARAVLDFLLDRGVRSVHAVPPRLEDVYLDLIGRRGMEV; the protein is encoded by the coding sequence ATGGGTGTCCGGGTGCGCGACCTGACCAGGACGTTCCGCAAGGGCAAGGGCTGGCGGCCCAAGGGTGCGGAGGTGACCGCGCTCGACGGGCTCACGCTGGACGTGCCGACCAACGAGGTGCACGGCCTGCTCGGTCCGAACGGCGCGGGCAAGACCACGCTGTGCAAGGTCCTGTCCACGGTCCTGCTGCCGACCTCGGGGACCGCCGAGGTGCTCGGCCACGACGTGGTGACCGGCGCGGCCGAGGTCAGGCGCCTCGTCGGCATCGTGTTCGGCGGCGAGCGCGGCCTGTACGGGAAGCTGACCGCGCGGCAGACGATGCGCTACTGGGCCGCGCTCTACAAGATCCCGGACGCGCGCGCCAAGGCCCGCGCCGACGAGCTGCTGACCCGCCTCGGCCTCGCGGACAAGGCCGACGACCTCGTGGAGACGTTCTCGCGGGGCATGAAGCAGCGGGTGCACCTGGCCCGCGGCCTGATCGGCGACCCGAAGCTGATCCTGCTCGACGAGCCGACCACCGGCATGGACCCGGTCGCCGCGCGCGACTTCCGCGAGCTCATCCGCGAACTGCGCGACGAAGGCCGCACGATCCTCATCACCACCCACGACATGGACGAGGCCGAGGACGTCTGCGACCGGGTCACCCTGATCGACAAGGGCCGGGTGCTGGCCACCGAGTCGCCGCGCGGCCTGGCCGAGATGTCCGGCCTGCACCGCTGGGTCGAGGCCGAGACCTCGCTGGACGTCACCGGCGTCCCCGGCGTGGTCGCCACCGAGACCCGCAACGGCGTGCTGCGGGTCAAGACCGCCGACGACCGGGCGGCGCGCGCGGTGCTGGACTTCCTGCTGGACCGCGGCGTGCGCTCGGTGCACGCCGTGCCGCCCCGGTTGGAGGACGTCTACCTCGACCTCATCGGCCGCCGCGGCATGGAGGTCTGA
- the hutH gene encoding histidine ammonia-lyase: protein MQQPVQLGPKPLTRDDVHAVARGDARVEITEAAREAVTTARAHIERLATAEQPTYGVSTGFGALAVRHIPPDRRAALQQSLVRSHAAGSGPEVEREVVRALVLLRLKTLASGHTGVRLETAEAMAAMLNAGITPVVHEFGSLGCSGDLAPLSAAALALTGEGDVRDAGGRLVPAARALAQAGIEPVRLAEKEGLALINGTDGMLGMLVLAVRDLGYLLDVADLTAAMSVEALLGTDRVFAADLQALRPHPGQGRSARRMAEILRDSEIMDSHRGPDCTRVQDAYSLRCSPQVHGAARDTVAYAETVADRELASSIDNPVVLADGRVESNGNFHGAPIAYVLDFLAIPTADVASIAERRTDRMLDVNRSHGLPPFLAHDPGVDSGHMIAQYTQAAIVSELKRLAVPASVDSIPSSAMQEDHVSMGWSAARKLRQAVDGLRRVLAIEFLTAARALDLRKPLNPAPATAAAVAKLREHVEGPGPDRHLAPEIAAAEDLIRKGVL, encoded by the coding sequence ATGCAGCAACCCGTGCAGCTGGGTCCGAAACCCCTGACCCGCGACGACGTCCACGCCGTCGCCCGCGGCGACGCGCGCGTGGAGATCACGGAGGCGGCCCGCGAGGCGGTCACCACCGCCCGGGCGCACATCGAGCGCCTGGCCACGGCCGAGCAGCCGACCTACGGCGTGTCCACGGGCTTCGGCGCGCTGGCGGTCCGGCACATCCCGCCGGACCGCCGCGCCGCCCTCCAGCAGTCCCTGGTCCGCTCGCACGCGGCGGGCTCGGGCCCCGAGGTCGAGCGCGAGGTCGTGCGCGCCCTCGTGCTGCTGCGCCTCAAGACGTTGGCGAGCGGCCACACGGGCGTCCGGCTGGAGACCGCCGAGGCGATGGCCGCGATGCTCAACGCCGGTATCACCCCGGTCGTGCACGAGTTCGGCTCGCTCGGCTGCTCGGGCGACCTCGCGCCGCTGTCCGCCGCCGCCCTCGCCCTCACCGGCGAGGGTGACGTCCGCGACGCCGGCGGGCGCCTGGTCCCCGCCGCGCGGGCCCTCGCCCAGGCGGGCATCGAACCCGTCCGGCTGGCCGAGAAGGAGGGCCTGGCGCTGATCAACGGCACCGACGGCATGCTCGGGATGCTGGTGCTGGCGGTCCGCGACCTGGGCTACCTGCTCGACGTCGCCGACCTGACCGCCGCGATGAGCGTGGAAGCCCTCCTCGGCACGGACCGCGTGTTCGCCGCCGACCTCCAGGCCCTGCGCCCGCACCCCGGCCAGGGCCGGTCGGCGCGGCGCATGGCGGAGATCCTGCGCGACTCCGAGATCATGGACAGCCACCGCGGCCCGGACTGCACCCGCGTCCAGGACGCCTACTCGCTGCGCTGCTCGCCGCAGGTGCACGGCGCGGCGCGGGACACCGTCGCCTACGCCGAGACCGTCGCCGACCGCGAGCTGGCGTCGTCCATCGACAACCCGGTGGTGCTGGCCGACGGCCGGGTCGAGTCCAACGGCAACTTCCACGGCGCGCCGATCGCCTACGTGCTGGACTTCCTCGCCATCCCCACCGCGGACGTGGCGAGCATCGCCGAGCGCCGCACCGACCGGATGCTGGACGTGAACCGGTCGCACGGCCTGCCGCCGTTCCTGGCGCACGACCCGGGCGTCGACTCCGGCCACATGATCGCCCAGTACACGCAGGCCGCGATCGTCAGCGAGCTCAAGCGGCTGGCCGTGCCCGCGTCCGTCGACTCCATCCCGAGCAGCGCGATGCAGGAGGACCACGTCTCCATGGGCTGGTCGGCCGCGCGCAAGCTCCGCCAGGCCGTCGACGGCCTGCGCCGGGTCCTCGCGATCGAGTTCCTGACCGCGGCCCGTGCCCTGGACCTGCGCAAACCGCTCAACCCCGCCCCCGCCACCGCGGCGGCCGTCGCGAAGCTCCGCGAGCACGTCGAGGGCCCCGGCCCGGACCGCCACCTCGCGCCGGAGATCGCCGCCGCCGAAGACCTGATCCGAAAGGGAGTGCTGTGA
- the hutU gene encoding urocanate hydratase, with product MVRAARGTELTARSWPTEAALRMFHNNLDPDVAERPEDLVVYGGTGKAARDWPSFHAISRELTNLKDDETLLVQSGRPVGVMRTHEWAPRVLIANSNLVPDWANWPEFRRLEAEGLTMYGQMTAGSWIYIGTQGILQGTFETFAAVAEKRFNGTLRGTLTVTAGLGGMGGAQPLAVTMNEGVALCVEVDPQRARRRVETRYLDEIADDLDDAVARVLRAKSEGRALSVGLIGNAAEVLPELLRRDVPVDVVTDQTSAHDPLAYCPKGVPVEDWADYAAAKPDEFTDRARESMADHVEAMVGFLDRGAEVFDYGNSIRGEAKAGGCERAFDFPGFVPAYIRPLFCEGKGPFRWAALSGDPADIAKTDRAILELFPENEQLARWIKMAGERVEFQGLPARICWLGYGERHLAGLKFNEMVASGELSAPIVIGRDHLDCGSVASPYRETEAMADGSDAIADWPLLNALVNTASGATWVSLHHGGGVGIGRSVHAGQVTVADGTPLAAQKIERVLTNDPAMGVIRHVDAGYQRAVDVAEEKRVPIPMSAG from the coding sequence ATGGTGCGTGCCGCCCGCGGGACCGAACTGACCGCCCGCAGCTGGCCGACCGAGGCCGCGCTGCGGATGTTCCACAACAACCTCGACCCGGACGTGGCCGAGCGCCCCGAGGACCTGGTCGTCTACGGCGGCACCGGCAAGGCCGCGCGCGACTGGCCGAGCTTCCACGCCATCAGCCGCGAGCTGACGAACCTCAAGGACGACGAGACGCTGCTCGTGCAGTCCGGCCGCCCGGTCGGGGTCATGCGCACGCACGAGTGGGCGCCGCGCGTGCTCATCGCGAACTCCAACCTCGTGCCGGACTGGGCGAACTGGCCCGAGTTCCGCCGCCTCGAAGCCGAGGGCCTCACCATGTACGGCCAGATGACGGCCGGCTCGTGGATCTACATCGGCACGCAGGGCATCCTCCAGGGCACCTTCGAGACGTTCGCCGCCGTCGCCGAAAAGCGCTTCAACGGCACCCTGCGCGGCACGCTCACCGTGACCGCCGGTCTCGGCGGCATGGGCGGCGCGCAACCGCTTGCGGTCACCATGAACGAGGGCGTGGCGCTCTGCGTCGAGGTCGACCCGCAGCGCGCCCGCCGCCGCGTGGAGACCCGCTACCTGGACGAGATCGCCGACGACCTCGACGACGCCGTCGCCCGCGTGCTGCGCGCCAAGTCCGAGGGCCGGGCGTTGTCGGTCGGCCTGATCGGCAACGCCGCCGAGGTGCTGCCGGAGCTGCTGCGCCGCGACGTGCCGGTGGACGTCGTCACCGACCAGACCTCCGCGCACGACCCGCTGGCGTACTGCCCGAAGGGCGTCCCGGTCGAGGACTGGGCCGACTACGCCGCCGCCAAGCCCGACGAGTTCACCGACCGGGCCCGCGAGTCGATGGCCGACCACGTCGAGGCGATGGTGGGCTTCCTGGACCGCGGCGCGGAGGTGTTCGACTACGGCAACTCGATCCGCGGCGAGGCCAAGGCGGGCGGCTGCGAGCGGGCGTTCGACTTCCCCGGCTTCGTGCCCGCCTACATCCGGCCGCTGTTCTGCGAGGGCAAGGGCCCGTTCCGCTGGGCGGCGCTGTCCGGCGACCCGGCCGACATCGCGAAGACTGACCGGGCGATCCTGGAGCTGTTCCCGGAGAACGAGCAGCTCGCGCGGTGGATCAAGATGGCCGGCGAGCGGGTCGAGTTCCAGGGCCTGCCCGCCCGCATCTGCTGGCTCGGCTACGGCGAGCGGCACCTCGCGGGCCTGAAGTTCAACGAGATGGTGGCGTCGGGCGAGCTGTCCGCGCCGATCGTGATCGGCCGCGACCACCTGGACTGCGGCTCGGTCGCGTCGCCGTACCGGGAGACCGAGGCGATGGCCGACGGCTCGGACGCCATCGCCGACTGGCCGCTGCTCAACGCCCTGGTCAACACCGCGTCCGGCGCGACCTGGGTGTCGCTGCACCACGGTGGCGGCGTCGGCATCGGCCGCTCCGTCCACGCCGGTCAGGTGACCGTCGCCGACGGCACGCCGCTCGCCGCGCAGAAGATCGAGCGGGTGCTGACCAACGACCCCGCCATGGGGGTGATCCGGCACGTGGACGCCGGGTACCAGCGGGCGGTCGACGTGGCCGAGGAGAAGCGGGTGCCGATCCCGATGAGCGCCGGATGA